In Aequorivita sp. H23M31, a single window of DNA contains:
- a CDS encoding GEVED domain-containing protein, with protein sequence MKRITILSIIVGLFSLTMNAQFIQSNAPDSRARTTDVQNPNQEGSIQELLSRYQSLGKQSGSISQFFTKDEQKALRSYFNSQKGTTPAMGIRDAGNGNSQRSAQLPAAYYNSGQSATMEVVEGRTVTSQFDAQSIIPFTGVSFAPRGSLVPELLYDNGPHFNIAGPPKVSRLEDLSLGMGTFGSACNSGGPFTIADDFVLSADAEITTMDFYAYQTNSAPPTVNAVYIKIWNGDPSNGGSVVWGDMTTNRHAGTVSSNVYRQLESAPGNTSREIQLVTANTPGLSLDAGTYWVEFMFGGTGSSGPWAPPIVILGSSTTGNAIQSNAGVWSPLVDVGPQGMPFQIYGTPAGGGATFPEPYCGPITYSSDVEPITLVEVAGISNRTSGDINGTPAHEDFTSIIGNMEEGESYTIALEGNTNGGFTCSFTVFIDWNQDGILDNDTERYEIGTINGSTGNDGQQATGTIVVPAGVAEGPTRMRVMKRFGSTYVPDSCTGGSGWGQSEDYTIDVTANGGDPGGTACSQNNPANGFENGFTTSKNQSQLMATDINVPADTDFTMNKITVEIWSNPGTTVTSADITFYDNAGGTPGATRGTQLAVAPTSSTVVGSNFGFDISEVVFNITPEMLPGEAGSTKVYWVSLYLDMPSGSGYLGGTSNIVGLQNAYSADAGVTWNTNGGWDSVYVFEGICETEGGTTPGPLTTVYGIDNATQDLIGFGTSDPQNAEIFGTSPITVNFENAGAIDPANPTTGYVLDNGGQFFSFDVTSGFYTALGSIAGDWVGMEFDQNTGILYAIKSESLYTIDPVALTATLVGSFGLPSNALSISLAIDGAGVGYIHDLGDDLLYSVNLATGAATAIGSTGFDANFGQGMCYDPTTDTVYMSAFNSTTFMAEWRSVNTTTGMTTLIAPMTTVNDTSPQVAWSSVGETLDPPTCPKPTFLTVTDITETSATLNWVAEPNASNGYIWYVFGQGANPMTDTPVATGTTPAGTTTATATGLENASSYDFYVVADCGASDGLSAYAGPVTFSTLITPPACGGKFYDTGGPDGNYGNNENVTTVIMPDNPGDFVTVTFLSFNVEANWDALYVYDGPDANSPMIASGNPATNSGFPAGGYYGTTIPGPFSSTHESGALTFVFRSESSFTYSGWEADVTCAMYPPPNDKIVNSIDVGAIGFPYTDPAVRMPAATPENGSPEDCDLTGAYGVWYHFTTTGDGSANANIVTPAGASNVTFYTAPGPGAIETDLVRVQQSSNACNPGTSANINFVANQTYYVFVMNSDAVTDIQIDANVLGVPDNALGGFTYYPNPTNGILNLSSKEMIEMVSIYNLLGQRVLDSSLNSTSSVLDISGLSVGTYVMKVVVNGQTGTYKLLKQ encoded by the coding sequence ATGAAGAGAATTACCATTCTAAGCATTATTGTTGGCCTCTTTTCGTTGACGATGAATGCCCAATTTATCCAGTCCAATGCGCCGGATTCTCGAGCAAGGACTACGGATGTTCAAAATCCGAACCAAGAGGGCTCCATTCAGGAGTTACTATCAAGGTATCAAAGCCTTGGAAAACAATCTGGGTCTATTTCCCAGTTTTTCACTAAAGATGAGCAAAAAGCTTTACGTTCTTATTTTAACTCCCAGAAAGGTACAACACCAGCAATGGGTATTCGGGATGCCGGAAACGGAAATTCCCAAAGATCTGCTCAGTTGCCCGCGGCTTACTACAATTCGGGACAATCGGCTACGATGGAAGTAGTTGAGGGAAGAACAGTGACTTCGCAATTCGACGCACAATCCATTATTCCATTTACCGGGGTTTCTTTCGCTCCCCGGGGCAGCCTAGTTCCTGAGTTGCTATATGATAATGGTCCTCATTTTAACATAGCAGGTCCGCCGAAAGTTAGTCGTTTGGAAGATTTGAGTTTAGGTATGGGCACCTTCGGTTCTGCTTGTAACTCGGGTGGTCCTTTTACTATTGCCGACGACTTCGTTCTTTCTGCTGATGCTGAAATTACTACTATGGATTTCTACGCATATCAGACTAATTCCGCGCCTCCTACTGTTAATGCCGTATATATAAAGATATGGAACGGAGATCCAAGTAATGGAGGTTCTGTGGTTTGGGGCGATATGACTACTAATAGGCATGCGGGTACAGTTTCAAGTAATGTATATAGACAATTGGAAAGTGCGCCTGGTAATACTTCTAGGGAAATCCAGTTGGTAACTGCCAATACTCCAGGTCTTTCCCTGGACGCAGGAACTTACTGGGTTGAATTTATGTTTGGGGGTACTGGCTCTTCAGGCCCGTGGGCACCACCAATCGTAATATTGGGAAGTTCCACAACGGGGAATGCTATTCAAAGTAATGCCGGTGTTTGGAGTCCTTTAGTAGATGTGGGACCTCAAGGTATGCCATTTCAAATTTATGGAACCCCAGCTGGAGGAGGTGCGACATTTCCAGAACCTTATTGTGGTCCTATAACTTATAGCAGTGATGTGGAACCCATTACGTTAGTGGAAGTAGCAGGGATCAGCAACAGAACCAGTGGTGACATAAATGGCACTCCCGCCCATGAAGATTTTACCAGTATTATTGGTAACATGGAAGAAGGAGAAAGCTATACAATAGCTTTGGAAGGAAATACAAATGGTGGTTTTACGTGTAGTTTTACTGTATTTATAGACTGGAACCAAGATGGGATCTTAGATAATGATACAGAAAGATATGAAATTGGGACTATTAATGGTTCCACAGGTAATGACGGTCAGCAGGCTACAGGAACGATAGTTGTTCCGGCAGGAGTTGCTGAGGGACCAACTAGAATGAGAGTTATGAAAAGATTCGGTTCTACTTATGTGCCGGATTCCTGTACCGGAGGTTCGGGATGGGGGCAATCAGAGGATTATACTATTGATGTTACCGCAAATGGTGGTGACCCAGGCGGAACTGCCTGCAGCCAAAATAATCCAGCGAATGGCTTTGAAAACGGTTTTACCACTTCAAAAAATCAATCGCAACTTATGGCCACCGATATAAATGTTCCAGCCGACACCGATTTTACAATGAACAAAATAACTGTGGAGATCTGGTCAAATCCTGGTACCACAGTAACTTCGGCGGATATTACTTTTTATGACAATGCTGGTGGTACTCCGGGAGCGACGCGAGGTACTCAATTGGCTGTTGCTCCAACATCTTCAACAGTGGTAGGAAGTAATTTTGGTTTCGATATTTCGGAAGTGGTTTTTAACATCACTCCCGAAATGTTACCAGGAGAAGCGGGGTCAACTAAGGTGTATTGGGTAAGTTTATATTTGGATATGCCTTCTGGAAGTGGTTATCTGGGTGGAACATCGAATATTGTAGGACTACAAAACGCATATTCCGCAGATGCCGGAGTTACTTGGAATACAAATGGAGGTTGGGATTCAGTTTATGTTTTTGAGGGTATATGCGAAACAGAAGGTGGAACTACACCGGGACCTTTAACTACGGTTTATGGAATTGACAATGCCACTCAAGATCTAATTGGTTTTGGAACGTCAGATCCCCAGAACGCGGAAATTTTTGGTACTTCGCCAATAACCGTGAATTTTGAGAACGCGGGTGCGATAGACCCTGCAAACCCTACTACTGGTTACGTTCTTGATAATGGTGGCCAGTTTTTCTCATTCGATGTAACTAGCGGGTTCTATACCGCGCTGGGAAGTATTGCCGGAGACTGGGTTGGGATGGAGTTTGATCAAAATACAGGTATCCTATATGCTATTAAGAGTGAATCATTATATACTATTGATCCAGTGGCTCTTACCGCTACCTTAGTGGGATCATTTGGCTTGCCTTCAAACGCTCTGTCTATATCTCTTGCTATTGACGGTGCTGGAGTTGGATATATACATGACCTTGGTGACGATTTACTATACTCGGTTAATTTAGCAACTGGAGCTGCAACCGCAATTGGAAGTACAGGATTTGATGCCAACTTCGGTCAAGGTATGTGTTATGATCCCACAACGGATACGGTTTATATGTCTGCTTTTAATTCTACGACTTTTATGGCAGAATGGCGCTCCGTTAATACCACAACAGGTATGACGACCTTGATTGCACCAATGACTACTGTTAATGATACATCTCCACAAGTTGCTTGGTCTTCTGTAGGAGAAACTCTGGATCCGCCAACGTGTCCGAAGCCAACATTCCTAACGGTTACAGATATTACGGAAACCTCAGCTACTCTTAATTGGGTGGCAGAGCCAAATGCGAGTAATGGTTATATTTGGTACGTATTCGGTCAAGGTGCGAACCCTATGACGGATACACCTGTTGCAACTGGTACAACTCCAGCAGGAACTACAACAGCGACTGCTACTGGTCTTGAAAATGCTAGTAGCTACGATTTCTATGTTGTTGCCGATTGTGGTGCATCAGATGGCTTAAGTGCTTATGCTGGCCCCGTGACATTTAGTACTTTAATAACTCCTCCAGCTTGTGGTGGAAAATTCTACGACACAGGAGGACCAGATGGAAATTATGGCAATAATGAAAATGTTACTACAGTGATCATGCCAGATAATCCAGGAGATTTTGTAACAGTAACATTCCTCAGCTTTAATGTGGAAGCAAACTGGGATGCCTTATATGTATATGACGGACCGGATGCTAACTCTCCGATGATTGCAAGTGGAAATCCCGCCACAAACAGTGGGTTCCCTGCAGGTGGTTATTATGGAACTACTATTCCAGGTCCATTCAGTTCCACTCATGAAAGTGGGGCGTTAACTTTTGTATTTAGAAGTGAAAGTTCCTTTACCTATTCTGGTTGGGAGGCTGATGTAACTTGCGCTATGTATCCACCACCGAACGATAAAATTGTAAATTCAATCGATGTGGGTGCAATTGGGTTTCCTTATACCGATCCTGCGGTAAGAATGCCTGCGGCTACTCCTGAAAATGGCAGTCCGGAGGATTGTGACTTAACGGGAGCTTATGGGGTTTGGTACCATTTTACCACCACAGGTGACGGATCTGCAAATGCTAATATCGTAACTCCAGCGGGTGCAAGCAATGTCACATTTTATACCGCACCAGGTCCAGGGGCCATCGAGACGGATTTAGTTCGCGTTCAACAGTCCAGTAATGCGTGTAATCCCGGAACTTCTGCAAACATTAATTTTGTTGCGAACCAGACTTACTATGTATTTGTTATGAATTCAGATGCAGTTACCGATATTCAAATTGATGCCAATGTTCTGGGTGTTCCAGATAATGCTTTGGGTGGATTTACTTATTATCCAAACCCAACAAATGGAATCTTGAACTTGAGCAGCAAGGAGATGATCGAAATGGTTTCTATCTATAACCTGTTGGGTCAAAGAGTTTTGGATAGCTCCTTAAATTCTACTTCAAGTGTGCTGGATATATCTGGCTTAAGCGTAGGTACCTACGTAATGAAAGTAGTAGTAAATGGGCAAACAGGAACCTATAAGTTGTTAAAGCAATAA
- a CDS encoding T9SS type A sorting domain-containing protein has protein sequence MKKIILMAFCSLGLIGIVGAQTSLTGNSSNLEPSVTIESLLNRLEHIGTTAGSVRDYFTPQEQRMLNVHFNGIGRLAPRVITQSLSQTITPGEQIGCNTLTHFTDNKLYRAFDLPGEFGITEGFQVTAVEFAIGTISTPTGFPITANIYSNVPGSFPGGTLTLRGTAVYTASNADEGMIVSLPISALIPPGQGMVMELVLVDDGTDTNLVRFGCNSEGQTGPSYLYSESCNIFEITTLLDLGYEQGYVWNVLGDDEPVFPVDNSNVFGINNASATLVTFAPSDPSILTPLGASPAPNFENAGAIDPSDPSTAYVLDNGGDFYSVNLSSGAYTSLGSITPPNSENWSGAEFSPNGTLYAISTSVSSSTLSTIDIAGVSSTVIGNTEIEGAISLMIDDAGQGYTHDIASDNFFKVDLSNGSSTLVGPLGFDANFGQGGTYIQADPGFVYISAFDAGSFQSQWRKVDVTTGASTIIGLFNGGSDQVAWSSVVQDLVGIEDNVLTGFSFYPNPTSGIVSLKSVKNITSVALYNLLGQKLMSFKVDSTTSELDISRLNVGSYIMQVLIDGQTGTYKILKD, from the coding sequence ATGAAAAAAATTATTTTAATGGCTTTCTGTTCTCTTGGATTAATAGGGATTGTTGGTGCTCAAACATCTTTAACAGGGAATAGTTCAAATCTAGAGCCATCCGTAACAATTGAAAGTCTTTTAAATAGACTGGAACACATTGGCACAACTGCGGGAAGTGTGAGAGATTATTTCACACCGCAGGAACAGCGTATGCTAAATGTTCATTTTAATGGTATTGGCAGATTGGCCCCGAGGGTCATTACGCAAAGTCTTTCACAAACAATTACACCCGGTGAACAAATAGGATGCAATACGTTAACCCACTTTACAGATAATAAACTCTACCGAGCTTTTGATCTTCCGGGTGAATTCGGTATCACTGAGGGTTTTCAAGTTACAGCCGTGGAGTTTGCCATAGGAACTATTTCCACACCTACGGGATTTCCAATTACTGCCAACATTTATTCCAACGTTCCTGGCTCTTTTCCAGGCGGGACTCTCACGCTGAGAGGAACCGCAGTTTATACCGCCAGCAATGCAGACGAAGGAATGATAGTTTCACTTCCAATTTCGGCATTAATTCCGCCTGGCCAGGGTATGGTAATGGAGCTGGTCCTTGTGGATGATGGAACCGATACCAATCTGGTACGTTTTGGTTGTAACAGTGAGGGACAGACCGGACCAAGTTATTTATATTCTGAATCCTGTAATATATTTGAAATTACCACATTGCTTGATTTAGGCTATGAACAAGGTTATGTTTGGAATGTTCTAGGAGACGACGAACCTGTTTTTCCAGTTGATAATTCAAATGTTTTTGGAATTAATAATGCTAGCGCTACCTTAGTCACTTTTGCTCCAAGCGATCCGTCTATTTTAACCCCTTTAGGTGCTTCTCCGGCTCCCAACTTTGAGAATGCTGGGGCGATAGATCCAAGTGATCCATCAACTGCTTATGTTTTGGATAATGGGGGAGATTTTTATAGTGTTAATCTATCAAGTGGTGCTTATACTTCTCTGGGAAGTATAACTCCCCCAAATTCGGAAAATTGGTCCGGGGCGGAGTTTAGCCCAAATGGAACTTTGTATGCTATTTCTACAAGTGTTTCTAGTTCTACACTTTCAACTATTGATATTGCAGGGGTTTCTTCTACAGTTATTGGCAATACTGAAATTGAAGGAGCTATTTCCTTAATGATAGACGATGCAGGTCAAGGATATACGCACGATATTGCAAGCGATAATTTCTTTAAGGTGGATCTTTCCAATGGTAGTAGTACGCTTGTAGGACCTCTTGGATTTGATGCTAATTTTGGTCAAGGAGGAACTTACATTCAAGCAGATCCAGGATTTGTTTATATATCGGCATTTGATGCTGGCTCCTTCCAATCCCAATGGAGAAAAGTGGATGTTACCACCGGAGCATCAACAATTATAGGTCTGTTCAACGGTGGAAGTGATCAGGTAGCTTGGTCATCTGTGGTGCAGGATCTGGTTGGCATAGAAGATAATGTTTTGACAGGATTTTCATTTTATCCAAATCCCACTTCGGGCATAGTTTCATTGAAGTCCGTTAAAAATATTACTTCCGTTGCTCTGTATAATTTATTGGGCCAAAAATTAATGAGTTTTAAAGTAGATTCAACTACTTCTGAATTAGATATATCTCGCTTGAACGTAGGCAGCTATATTATGCAGGTCCTAATTGATGGTCAAACCGGAACCTATAAAATATTGAAAGATTAG
- a CDS encoding glycosyltransferase family 2 protein — MNKYSFVVPVYNRPQEVRELLESMVVLDFTEPFEVVIVEDGSTETSANVVSQFSDKLNISYYYKKNSGPGDSRNYGMARAKGNYFVILDSDCILPSNYLSSVDKFLSARFFHCFGGPDAAHTSFSPLQKAINYVMTSLLTTGGIRGNKKGIQKFEPRSFNMGISKEAFEATGGFGKIHPGEDPDLSQRILLAGYQTVFIPDSFVYHKRRISWNKFYLQVKKFGMVRPILNQWHPSSSKITFWFPSLFIFFVLLSLILGIYNWVFLIPLGVYILAIFVDSSINNRSLYIGFLSIPAVFIQFFGYGLAFIKSFFFVSVLNKDPQKQFPFLFFK; from the coding sequence ATGAATAAATATTCCTTTGTTGTACCTGTTTACAACCGTCCCCAGGAAGTTAGGGAATTATTGGAGAGTATGGTGGTTTTGGATTTTACGGAACCATTCGAAGTAGTTATCGTTGAGGATGGGTCAACCGAAACTTCGGCAAATGTAGTCTCTCAGTTCTCAGATAAACTCAATATTTCCTATTATTATAAAAAGAATTCAGGTCCAGGAGATTCTCGTAATTATGGCATGGCTCGCGCAAAAGGAAACTATTTTGTTATTTTGGACTCCGACTGTATATTGCCATCTAATTATCTTTCGAGTGTGGACAAATTTTTGAGCGCACGATTTTTTCATTGCTTTGGTGGGCCGGATGCGGCGCATACTAGTTTTTCTCCACTGCAAAAGGCCATAAATTATGTTATGACTTCTTTATTGACAACTGGGGGAATACGGGGAAATAAAAAGGGAATTCAAAAATTTGAGCCACGGAGTTTTAATATGGGGATTTCAAAAGAAGCTTTTGAGGCCACTGGAGGTTTTGGTAAAATACATCCGGGAGAAGATCCTGATCTTTCCCAAAGGATTTTGCTGGCAGGTTATCAGACCGTTTTTATTCCCGATTCCTTTGTCTATCATAAAAGACGTATTTCTTGGAACAAATTTTATTTGCAGGTCAAGAAATTTGGAATGGTCCGGCCCATTTTAAATCAGTGGCATCCGTCATCTTCTAAAATAACGTTTTGGTTTCCAAGTCTATTTATATTTTTTGTGTTGTTATCGCTTATTTTGGGAATATACAATTGGGTTTTCCTGATTCCCTTAGGGGTTTATATTCTGGCCATTTTTGTAGATTCCAGTATTAATAATAGAAGCTTGTACATTGGTTTCCTTTCTATTCCTGCGGTGTTTATCCAATTTTTTGGTTATGGATTGGCGTTTATAAAATCGTTCTTCTTTGTCTCTGTATTGAACAAAGATCCTCAGAAACAATTCCCCTTTCTATTTTTTAAGTAA
- a CDS encoding CdaR family protein, whose product MAKNTSRKYSKRKVKLFLFFLLVASIFWVLTKFSREFTASMVAKIHYINLPDTAALAHNNPQGITYDLTANGFEILFYKFKKPALEVDVAKYYEEDENGFTISRNELGSQLGAKFNKYMEIKNLPADGIKIKLDPIVLKKVKVEPKFEIGFKDGFKPIDSIKVKPDSITISGPEGVLKKISGVPTNLLSLKDVDRSISETVEINPPTQEIVKINPSKVLIEWPVAEFSQGKFTLPVEVINLPPGVELKLVPERVTVTFDISVNQFSSVSRENFRVICDYSKRNDKENFMLPILAKKPEGAVNIVFDPKKVDFFVFK is encoded by the coding sequence ATGGCAAAAAACACTTCTAGGAAATATTCAAAAAGGAAAGTAAAACTTTTTCTATTCTTTCTGTTAGTGGCCAGTATATTTTGGGTACTTACCAAGTTCAGTAGAGAATTCACTGCTTCTATGGTCGCAAAAATCCACTATATAAATCTTCCGGATACGGCTGCCCTTGCACATAACAATCCTCAGGGTATAACCTACGATCTTACGGCAAATGGGTTCGAGATACTTTTCTATAAGTTTAAGAAGCCGGCCTTAGAGGTTGATGTTGCGAAGTATTATGAAGAGGATGAAAATGGATTCACAATTAGCAGGAATGAGTTGGGATCCCAACTAGGAGCCAAGTTTAATAAGTACATGGAAATAAAAAATCTTCCGGCAGACGGCATTAAAATAAAGCTCGATCCCATTGTGCTCAAAAAGGTTAAAGTAGAACCAAAATTTGAAATCGGTTTTAAGGATGGATTCAAACCCATAGATAGTATAAAGGTAAAACCAGATTCCATAACCATATCAGGACCTGAAGGCGTTTTAAAGAAAATCAGTGGAGTTCCTACGAATTTACTTTCTTTGAAGGATGTGGATAGATCCATTTCTGAGACAGTAGAAATTAATCCTCCTACCCAAGAAATAGTTAAGATAAACCCTTCCAAAGTTCTTATTGAATGGCCGGTAGCTGAATTTTCCCAAGGTAAATTTACTCTGCCTGTGGAGGTTATAAATTTGCCGCCAGGAGTTGAGTTAAAATTGGTCCCAGAGCGAGTAACGGTTACTTTTGATATTTCCGTAAATCAATTTTCGTCAGTTTCCCGTGAAAATTTTCGGGTTATATGCGATTATTCAAAACGAAATGATAAAGAGAATTTTATGCTTCCTATCCTGGCCAAAAAACCCGAAGGCGCTGTAAACATTGTTTTCGACCCAAAAAAAGTTGACTTTTTTGTTTTCAAATAG
- the coaE gene encoding dephospho-CoA kinase (Dephospho-CoA kinase (CoaE) performs the final step in coenzyme A biosynthesis.): MKIIGLTGGIGSGKTTVANMFAELGIPVYNSDVEAKKLTNSSSEIRSQLISLLGDDTYKNGMLDRKYMADKIFNDHILLEKANAIIHPRVAEHFAEWVSQQTSPYVIKEAAILFESGADSQCDLVILVTAAKAERLKRVMDRDGVSEQEVEARMKNQWSDSKKTKLADFIIENNTLSHTRKQVKSVHSSLI, from the coding sequence ATGAAAATTATAGGACTTACTGGCGGAATTGGCAGTGGAAAGACCACTGTGGCAAATATGTTTGCAGAGCTTGGAATCCCCGTTTACAATTCGGATGTAGAAGCGAAGAAATTAACAAACTCCTCATCAGAAATTCGAAGCCAATTAATTTCTTTACTCGGCGATGACACTTATAAGAATGGCATGCTGGATCGTAAATACATGGCCGATAAAATATTTAACGACCATATACTTCTTGAAAAGGCAAATGCAATAATCCACCCAAGAGTTGCAGAGCATTTCGCAGAATGGGTCTCTCAACAGACTTCTCCTTACGTTATAAAAGAGGCAGCTATTCTTTTTGAAAGTGGTGCCGATAGCCAATGCGATCTTGTTATTTTGGTAACTGCCGCAAAGGCGGAGCGGTTAAAACGTGTAATGGATCGTGATGGTGTCTCTGAGCAAGAAGTAGAGGCCCGAATGAAAAATCAGTGGAGCGATTCAAAGAAAACTAAACTTGCCGATTTTATTATCGAAAATAATACACTTTCCCATACCCGAAAACAGGTGAAATCCGTCCATTCTTCCCTGATTTAA
- a CDS encoding sensor histidine kinase, which translates to MNKKLFVLLIALMSLSLLGIVFVQGYWISNAYQTKQEQFTINVRQALVSVAKKIQMKEIEAYYQVYSAYVDSIEIPDNTTFTELAYKIQNKSTNETYLFTDGILEQDYKLSSGLFDNDMDSIQFKKLTNRKTKTKISQGLDGNKKTETRIESFSRLKDYERNQFENFISEVATLSPIYKRVRADEIRDLLNKELNDRGLKSDFEFAVYSNNLETKVRSKKFKLEEGSTYVVPLFVNDLRSNYDLYVDFSGKRKLVLSSILGMAILSLIFTAVIILAYASAISQIYKQRQISQIKTDFINNMTHEFKTPIATINLALDSLKNPKVKDNREFLERYLGMIRDENRRMHAQVENVLRISKLEKNELNLSKESVDLQEITQEAISHVSLIVEDREGYIKTHFGAINNTILGNKSHLTNVIVNILDNAIKYSTEEPKIDIYTENVKNSIILKIRDQGPGMSKAVLKRIFEKFYREHTGDIHNVKGHGLGLAYVKSILDDHDAEIFVESEKYKGSTFILKLHLIS; encoded by the coding sequence ATGAACAAAAAGCTATTCGTATTGCTCATAGCGCTTATGAGCCTCTCATTATTGGGGATAGTATTTGTACAGGGATATTGGATCTCAAACGCTTACCAAACAAAGCAAGAACAGTTTACAATCAATGTTCGACAGGCCCTTGTTTCAGTTGCCAAAAAGATTCAAATGAAGGAGATTGAGGCCTATTATCAAGTGTATAGTGCGTATGTGGACAGTATCGAGATTCCGGACAATACAACGTTCACGGAATTGGCCTATAAAATTCAGAATAAGTCCACGAATGAAACCTATTTGTTCACCGATGGGATATTGGAACAAGATTATAAACTCTCCTCGGGCCTTTTTGATAATGATATGGACAGCATCCAATTTAAGAAGCTGACCAATAGAAAAACCAAAACAAAAATATCCCAAGGTCTCGATGGTAATAAAAAAACGGAGACCAGAATTGAATCGTTCTCACGTCTAAAGGATTATGAACGAAACCAATTTGAAAATTTCATCAGTGAGGTAGCAACCTTGTCGCCCATATATAAAAGGGTACGGGCAGATGAAATTAGAGATTTGCTAAATAAAGAGTTGAATGACCGTGGGCTGAAATCGGATTTTGAGTTTGCCGTTTACAGCAATAATTTAGAAACCAAAGTGCGTTCTAAAAAATTTAAACTTGAAGAGGGGAGCACTTATGTAGTACCGCTCTTTGTAAATGATCTTAGGAGCAATTATGATTTATACGTAGATTTTTCTGGAAAGAGAAAGTTGGTGCTCAGTAGCATTTTGGGAATGGCAATACTTTCGTTGATTTTTACGGCAGTTATTATTTTAGCTTATGCCAGCGCCATTTCACAAATTTATAAACAACGTCAGATATCACAGATAAAAACAGATTTTATCAATAATATGACCCACGAGTTTAAAACGCCGATTGCAACTATTAATTTGGCTTTAGACTCCTTAAAAAATCCTAAGGTTAAAGATAATCGAGAGTTTCTCGAGCGCTATTTAGGAATGATCCGGGATGAAAACCGAAGGATGCATGCGCAGGTTGAAAATGTGTTAAGAATATCAAAGCTTGAAAAGAATGAACTGAACCTTTCAAAAGAATCGGTTGATTTGCAGGAAATAACCCAAGAAGCCATTTCTCACGTAAGCTTAATAGTAGAGGATAGAGAGGGTTATATTAAAACTCATTTTGGAGCTATAAATAATACGATTTTAGGAAATAAGTCACACTTAACAAATGTGATTGTAAATATACTAGACAACGCAATTAAATATTCTACCGAGGAGCCTAAAATCGATATTTATACGGAGAATGTAAAAAACAGTATAATATTAAAAATACGGGATCAAGGTCCTGGAATGAGCAAGGCAGTGCTTAAAAGAATATTTGAAAAATTTTATCGCGAACACACCGGAGACATCCATAATGTAAAAGGCCATGGGCTTGGCCTCGCTTATGTCAAGAGCATTCTTGACGACCACGATGCAGAGATTTTTGTGGAGAGTGAA